The DNA segment TGAATCCACTAAAGATGCGGTCGGTCTGCTGGATCAGTACAAGGATCGCGCGAAAATTCTTGCCGGCGGAACCGATCTCATTCCGAGCATGAAGAATAAATTATTCGAACCGGAAGTAGTCATCAGTATTAATAATATACCGGAACTGAAGAAAATTCATTTCGACCGGAAAACCGGCTTGACTCTCGGCGGCCTGGTGTCTCTCACTGACGTTGGACACCACCCTTTGGTAACTGAGAACTATCCCGTTTTGGCTGAAGCGGCAAAAAAAATTGCAACGCCGTTGCTTCAGAATAAAGGAACGATCGGTGGGAATATATTACTTGACACCCGCTGTTACTATTACAATCAGTCTCATTTCTGGCGTAAGGCTGTGAATAATTGTATGAAAAAGGACGGAGATATTTGCCGAGTAGCTCCGGGAGGGCATCGTTGTTATGCCATTTCTTCCTGTGACACCGTTCCGGTTTTATACGCGCTCGATGCTGTGATCACGCTGGTTAGCGCGCAGGGAGAACGGAAAATTCCGTTGCGTGAATTTTACCAAAATGACGGTATGGCATTTAACAAAATGTTGCCGAATGAAATATTAACCCAAGTGCAGATTCCAAAGTTACCTACCGGATTTCGCGGCGCGTATATGAAATTACGCCGTCGTCAGGCCATCGACTATCCAATGCTGGGGGTTATGGTAGGATTAATTTTAGATGATAACGAGATCTGCCTTGACGCTAAAATTATTTTAGGCGCTGTATTCCCGTGCCCTTGGGAAGTAACTGAAGCACAGAACGTGCTTATCGGAAAAAAGATCACTGAAAAAGAAATTGAAGAAGCGTCTGAAATTGCTTACAACACGGCTAAACCAATGGACTTGACTAATTTCCGCCCGGCATACCGAAAACGAATGGTGAAGGTGTTTACGCGGAGAATTTTACAAAACTTATCGCAGCAATCAGAATATACTGAAGAGGTATTGGCCTGATCGGCCGGAAACAATTCGCCTTCCGATGCGTTCTACCTGATAAAGATTCCTTCGGATTTTATGACCGAAACCACACCTACAATCCCAGCACATAAAGTAGTTAAAGAATACCGTGTTCTCTATTTGGAATCCGGGCTGTTAGCGGTTTTAATTCTGCACATTATTTTTGTGAATTTTCTTCCAAAAATGGATACGGCCGACATTTCTGATCTAAAGCGTACTGATATCGTTCTGGAAGTTAACGACATCCCGCAAACCCGCCAAGCTTTATCCGTAAAAGGTTCACCTGTAAAGCCCGTCATACCTATTGCATCGGACATTACTGAAAATATTCTTGCAGAAGAGACGGATGTTCGGTACGGAACCGAGGACGGCTTACTTGAGATACCGGCAATGCCCGCGCCTCCGGGCGGTAAAGGCAAATCAGAGTATTTCCCAGCCAAACTAATGGTAAGTAAATTCCCTGAATACCCTGCCGAACTCCAAAAGCAAGGCGTGTCCGGGGTTATTATACTTCAGGTCAAAATTGACGTAACAGGGAAAGTCATTGATCACAAAGTAAAATTAAATACAACCAAAAGCAGCGTGCTTGAAAAATTATCTATTGAAACCGTGTATAAATGCCGCTACAACCCGGCCTCTGATGGCAAGTCTCCTCTCGTTTCTTGGACAGATCACCGGTTTGAATTTCTTGACAAGACCGTTCAATAATGCTACTTTACTTCCAATCGCTAGTTAATTTTCAAATACCGTGGACTTGTACAATCTATTTATTATTTAACTGAGGAAATAAACCTGTCATGGGACGAATATTCGAGAAACGAAAATATAAAATGTTTGCGCGTTTTGATAAAATGGCAAAAGCATTCACACGGTACGGAAAAGAAATTGCCATTGCAGTAAAACTGAGCGGGCCGGATCCGAACCTGAATCCGAGATTGCGCACAGCGATCCAGAATGCAAAGGGCGTGAATATGCCTAAGGATCGTATTGATGCAGCCATTAAGCGCGCATCATCCAAAGATGAAAAAGATTTACAGGAAGTTCTGTATGAGGGATACGGGCCGCACGGGATAGGAATTTTGGTGGAGTGCGCAACGGATAACCCGACGCGCACCGTTGCAAATATCCGTATGTATTTTACAAAAGTCGGCGGCTCATTGGGCGCATCCGGCTCCGTTGGCTTTTCTTTTGAGCGGAAAGGCGTTTTTAAGTTGGAAGCTCCTGCGGTAGATTTGGAAGAACTGGAACTTGAACTTATCGATTACGGCGCGGATGATTTTGCAGTCGACGAAAATGAAATCTACGTCTACACCTCTTTCGCTGATTTCACAAAAATGCAGAAAGCGCTAGAAGAAAAACAATTTAATATCATTACAGCGGAACTTCAATATGTCCCTAAAACATCCACTCAGTTATCCGAAGAACAGGAGGAGGACATATTAAAGTTGATTGCAATTATCGAAGAAGATGAAGACGTGCAGAATGTTTATCATAACATGAAGTAGTTTGGTTCTTATTATATGAAGTTTTTAATTATTGAATTATTTCTATGAAAATCCTTGTCATCGGGAACGGCGGCCGCGAACACGCATTGGTTTGGAAGATCGCTCAATCTGAAAAAGTTACTCACATTTATTGCGCTGCCGGTAATGGCGGCATTCGCTCCCTCGCCGAATGCATTCCGATAAAACCGACAGATATTAATGCTCTATTACAATTTGCCCTCCAAAATAAAATCGATCTCACGATCGTTGGGCCGGAACAACCGCTGACGCTTGGCATTGTCGATCTTTTTCAGCAACACGAACTAAATATTTTCGGCCCGTCTGCTACGGCGGCGGAAATCGAAGGCAGTAAAGTTTTTGCCAAAAATTTAATGATGAAATATGGCATTCCAACGGCAGCCTTTAAATCATTTACCGTGATTGCAGATGCTAAGGCTTATATTACTGATATGAATCAGCCGTGCGTTGTCAAAGCCGACGGCCTCGCCGCAGGAAAAGGCGCGATAGTCTGTCCGACGCTGCAGGAAGCGCTAACGGCAGTTGACACGATCAAAAATGAATTAGGGGAAGCAGGTAACTCCATCGTTGTTGAAGAGATGATGGAAGGTGAAGAAGCATCAATTTTTGCTGTTACCGACGGCATAAATTACCTTCTCTTGCCTGCCGCACAGGACCATAAAAGAATCTTCGACGGCGACAGGGGAAAAAACACAGGCGGTATGGGCGCTTATGCTCCGGCTCCCGTCATGTCATCAACTTTATTAGACCGTGTAAAAAAGGAAATTATCGAACCTACAATTTTAGCGATGACAAACGAAGGCCGGAAGTATCAGGGCGTTTTATATTGCGGAATAATGCTTACCCGCAGCGGGCCTAAAGTGGTTGAATTTAATTGCCGTTTCGGCGACCCGGAATGTCAGGCGGTATTACCTTTGATCAAAAGTGACATAGTTGACATGTTTCTATCGGTTGTAAATCAGAGTATAAGCTCATATAGATTGGATGTGCGCCAACAATCTTCCGTATGCGTAGTAATGGCATCAGGCGGGTATCCTGATCAATACGAAAAAAACAAAGAAATTTCCGGTCTGGACAGAATGACCGATGAGAACACCTTAATATTTCATGCGGGTACAGATTTGATAAACGGAAAGGTCTGCAGCTCCGGTGGCCGTGTTTTGGGCGTAACATCCTGTTCTGAACATTTACCCGATGCGATCAAGAAAGCATATACAGCCGCCGAACAAATTCATTTTGAAAAGGCGTATTTCAGAAAAGATATCGGCTACCGCGCACTAAAAAATTAATTTCGCTCAGGAGCATGCTGTGAAATTACAGTTTTGTTTTTTGTTTGTTTTTGTAACGCAATCGATCGCACAGGTCCCTATTAAGTTGGACTTCGGAAATAAATCATCCTCCATTATTCCCGTGTATCATGGCGATCAGAATTACGTCTCTGCGAACGACATGGTTGATCTTCTCGATGCGGGATTTTATGAAAATAAGGCCAAGAAAAAAATTGTACTTTCTATTCCCGGTCATCAAATAAAAATCACCGGCAACAACCCGTTCATAGTGGTTGATGAAAAAGATATACTGCAGATGCCGGCAGACTGCCAGTATATCGACGATAAAATTTTTCTTCCAGTGCAGTTTTTTGTTCCAATTCTTAATGCGTATTTGACCACGCCCGTTTTGGTTGACGACCATAAATCCATAATGCCATTAACGGACGCGGGAATTTCAAAAAGCGAAGTTCTTGAAGATACGGAAAAGGGAAAGATTAACCTCACGGCGATCACTTTTGACAAAAAAACTAACGGACTCCTGATTAAATTAAAAACAGAGAAAAATTTTCAAAAAAACGATGTCGAAGTTTGGAGGAACAAAAACTGGCTCTATGTAACTATTTCCGACGGACTGTCTTCAGATGACGTTTCGAGGGATATTAAGTTGTCGGAGCAATTTAAATTGATTAAGAGCGCTTTAATCTTTCAGCACAAGAATTCGGTGCAACTCTCATTTCAACTTAATTACGATATACCTGGACAGGAAATTTTTATTGACGATAAAAGCGGCGATGTTTTTGTCAGTATCCGCGTCAGCAATGCAGCGCATCTCGACGTTGATCCCCTCAAAATTCCGAAACTGAATATTCAAAAAGACCAGTGGAAAATTGATAAAATAGTTTTGGACGCCGGCCATGGCGGCTGGGATAACGGCGCGTCAGGAAAGAACAAGACCCGGGAAAAAGATATGACGCTTGCGATCGTATTAAAGCTGGGTAAATTGATAGAACAACGGCTTGGTCTCAAAGTAGAATACACGAGAGATACCGATACCTACATCACGCTTCATGGCAGAACCAAATTTGCCAATTCCCGTAACGCTAAACTTTTTGTGAGCGTACATTGTAACTCTAACGTTAAACGGAAAGCAAATGGATTTGAAACGTTTTTTCTGTCGCCCAGCCGAACCGATGAGGCCCTTGCTGTGGCCCGAAAGGAAAATGAGGTTATAGAACTAGAAAAAGATAACCACAAGTATGGTGATTTTACGGATGAAAAATTTATTTTAAGCAATATTATGCAAAGCGTTTTTGTAAAGGAAAGCGAGGAATTGGCCGATTACATTCAGAAGGGGTTGGACAAGCAGCTCAGTCTTACAAATCGCGGCGTTTCGCAGGCTCCGTTTTATGTGCTGATGGGCGCTTCGATGCCGTCCGTGCTGGTAGAAACGGCTTTCATTTCTAATTTAAATGAGGAAAAATTTTTGAAATCGGAAGACGGACAAAAGAAATTGGCTGAAGGTATTTATGACGGAATCAAAAATTTCATCCAAGATTACGAGAAATCACAAAAAGAATAAACACGGCTTAATCTCTATTTAGCCTTTCCAATGCCTTAATAATTCCCTGAGCCTTATCTATACATTCCTGATATTCTTCATCAGCTTCTGAATCCCACACGATGGCTCCGCCGGTTTGGAAATATCCCTTTTCGCCTTGCAGGATTAGAGTCCTGATCACTACGGAGAGATCCATAGTTCCATCATATCCGATATAGCCCAAAGCGCCGGAATAAACGCCGCGGTTGAATAATTCCAATTCGTCGATGATTTCCATAGCGCGAATTTTCGGCGCGCCGGTCATTGAACCCGGCGGAAAACAAGCTTTCACAACGTCTATATTGGTACAGTTCTCTTTGAGTTTGCTGTTAATAGTCGAAACCATCTGAAATACGGTTGAGTATTTTTCAATATCGAAAAGGCGGGTTACCTGTACGCTTCCTGTTTCCGACACACGGCCAAGATCGTTTCTCACAAGATCAACGATCATCACATTTTCTGCCCGATCTTTCTCGCTATGTAATAATTCGAAATACATTGCCTCATCTTTGAAAAAGTCGCTGTGTCTCGGACGGGTGCCTTTGATTGGTTTACTTTCGGCTTCACGATCATGAATACGCAGAAAACGTTCCGGTGAGGAACTTATTACCGAAACATTCCCGCATTTAAGAAATGCGGAAAATGGCGAAGGGCTGACGTCAATAAGGTTTTTAAAAATCCGAAATTCGGTCCATTCTTCTTTTTTTCGAAAGATGACATTAAAACGTTGAGCCAGATTCAACTCATACACATCGCCGTCAGCAATGTGCTCTTTCACAACACCGATTTGTTTCATATAATCGGCTTTGGTGACCGTGTGAGTAATGTTGTATTCAACCGCTTCTTTTTTTGGTTGAATGTTATCGTTGTTATTAACGACTTTTTCAAGTCTTTGAATACCTTCGTCCGTTCCAACGAAGTAATATTTATTTTTCAAATGATCAATGACTATGTGCCCGTCGTAAAACATCCAGCATGAATCCGGCAGATTGGGGTTGTCCTCAGCGGTAGAGGACAATTGTTCGATATGGTTTTTCATATCGTATCCCCAGTAGCCTATTGCGCCTCCCTTAAAGAAGGGCATTCCGGCAATATGAGTATTGAACTTATAGTCTATTTTTTGAGCAGTCATTAGACTTACAAAATGCTGAAATGGATTGCCTTCATATTTCTCTATTTTTTCTTTTTTGTTTATGATGATCTTGTTATGCTTCGCCGTGAAAACGATGCTGGGATCGCATGACATGTAAGAAAACCGGGAGTTTTCATTTTGAAAAATCGAACTGTACAGAAAAAAACTGTATTCATGCAAATACAGCTTCGCGAATAAATCCAATAAAGAATTTTTACAATGGAATTCACGTAGATACCAGCTCGTCATAATTACTCTAAAATTTCAATTAATGATTGACGGAAAGTATGCAGAATGTTCTCAGTCAACCCGCCCATCTTACCGTCGCTTATGGTGGTCTTCTCAGCTTGAGTTACCGGCAGTACTTGAATATTGGTGTTGGTCAGAAAAATCTCATTGGCCTGGAGGGCATCGCTTTTGGAGAAAGTCGTTTGAGCAACCGGTAGATTCAATTTTTGTGAAATTATTTCTATGACGCGCGCGCGGGTCGTTCCGGCCAATATCCCTGCTTCCAATGGCGGCGTTAAGAGCATCCCGTTCTTGATAATAAAAATATTGCTTGCGGTTCCCTCATAAACGGTTTCAAATGCATCCATAAGCATCATGTCATAACATTGTTTGTCGAGCGCCTTTTGTTTCGCTAATACATATGACTGCGCGCTCAGGGATTTTGTTTTGCCTGTTTTTTCATGCGAATTAAACAATGAACTGAATTGAAAATCAATCTTGACTCCTTTCTCGTAAAATGAATCCGGAATTATTTTACTCGGGCGAACAACGGTCAGTAAAGTCGGCTTAATGTCTTTTGAATACCCAAAGCCAAATTGATCGCCGCTTCCGCGCGTGACGGTAACGCGCACATAGGCGTCTGATAATTTATTCTTGATGAGCAGGTCATCTATAATATTTCGTATATCAGATAAAGAAGTTGAAAGCTTAATTTCTGAACGTTGACACCCGTCAAGCAGTCGTTCATAATGAGCCTTATATGAAATAACTCTCCGCCCAACCGTCCGCATAGTTTCAAAGATGCCGTCGCCATAGAGAAATCCCCTATCATTGGGAGATAGCGTTATATCGGATTCCGGAACATATTTTCCGTTGTAGTACGCTATATAATAAGATGAGTTCATAATGTAGATACGGTAAAATGTCAGCAAATCTAATCAACGTGCGCCTGACAATCAAACAAAAACAACCCGAAATTTCTTGAATTGAACTTGTTTTTTATATATGTTGCTCGAGGTTTCAAGAAAACGTGAAAGTTCATAGGAGAAAGCAGAGCCATGATCGATACGATATTCGATAAAATTGAAAAAGGCGCTCGTTTAACTTTTGATGACGGCTTAGCGCTATATCAATGCAAGGAACTTCCCATTCTGAGTTATATGGCAAATCATATACGTGAAAAGAAAAAACCTGACAATACCGTTACGTATATTATTGACCGCAATATTAATTATACGAATGTATGTGTCGACAAATGCAGTTTTTGTGCGTTTTACAGGCCGGTGGGCTCAAATGAGGGTTATGTGTTATCTTATGAAGAGATTGACAAGAAAATCGAAGAACTGATCGCGCTCGAAGGTATTCAGATTCTGATGCAGGGCGGATTAAATCCAAAATTAAAAGTAGCGTATTACGAAAATCTTTTCCGTCATCTAAAATCTAAGTTTCCGCAAATTTGGCTTCACTGTTTAAGCGCACCTGAAATAGATTACATAGCCAAAGTGTCTGATTTATCCGTAGAGGAAGCGCTCCGCCGTCTTAAAACTGCCGGATTGGATTCTATTCCCGGCGCAGGAGCCGAAATACTGGTAGATCGGGTTCGTACTGAAGTTTCCCGCGGGAAATGTGATTCAGAACGCTGGCTTGATCTGCATCGGATCGCGCATAAAGTGGGATTGACGACGACTGCCACGATGATGTACGGGCATGTGGAGACGCTCGAAGAGCGAATTGAACACATACTGAAGATCCGCGACTTACAAGATGAGAGCCTTAAGAATTACGGAAGAGGTTTTACGGCGTTCATACCGTGGAATTTTCAACCGGATAACGTCCCGCTCGGTCAAAATCCGAATATTCGCGTCACCACAACGGTCGAGTATCTTCAGACGCTTGCCATCTCGCGAATCATGCTGGATAATATCGACAATTTCCAGGTTTCCTGGGTTACGCAAGGTAAAGACGTCGCTCAGGTTGGACTCAATTACGGCGCTAATGATTTTGGAAGTTTGATGATTGAGGAAAATGTAGTGAGTCAAAACGGTACGACGTTCAACGTAACTGTCAAAGACATCGAAAAAATGATTTCGGATGCGGGCTATAATGCGAAACGTAGAAACAACCATTACGAGATTATAAATTAGAAATTTTGAATTGTGAATTTAGAATTCAAAATTTCTAATTTCATTCTAGTATTCTTTCTTCATTTCAGTTCCTCTATAAAAAAACTGCAGTATCTGTTTGTAAGTATATCCTTGCTTCGCCATCGTTCTCGCGCTGTACTGACACATACCGACCCCATGGCCAAAACCGGCGCCTTTACATTTCACCGACTGGATCGTTCCGTCCGGGTTTCGTATGATATCGAGACGGAACAGGGAACTGTACAGAATGTATTTTTCACCTCGTAAAATTCGACGGGCTTGTTCTCCGCTCACGATAAAACTGTCCTTGGTAAATCCTATTTTAAATTCCTTTACCCGCTGCGATGAATCGCGAGAGATCACGGCCAGATTATACAACCGTTGATTATCAATTTGTGAAACTTCTTCCTGCGGTATCACCACTTTCAGGTTTTCTTTGATCAATTTTTCAATTTCGTCACCTGTCCAATTCAATTCCCATCGGTAGTGCGGCGATTCTTCACACAGATTTTTACCTGCAACCTCGTTGTTTATACTCGCGAGATAGGTTGTTGGCGTCGAACTTTTCCAGACCTCCTGCACATTCGCCGTAACCCCGCCGCAAGTGGAGAAATAAAATGCATTGACCGGTTTCCCGCCCATGACCGCAATTTCACCGACCGTTTCGATCACAGCGCGTGTTGTGATATCACTTTCGCTTGACGCGCCTTCATACACCTGATCATTCACATCGCTTACGTAATCGTATTGTTTGTACTTGCCTTTATATCGAACCGCATAAGTCCGCGCCGCAACGGCCTGAGCTTTGGCGGCTTCTAATTGATCAGGCATGAGATTTCCAATTTCATTTCGCACTACCCCCATGAGGTAGGATTCCAAATCAAGGACATTGATCACATTGATCTTGTCTTCTTCCGGTAACAAAAGAAGATATCCGCGGTAGGAATTTCCACCAACGCTAAAGCGGATGTTCGCGGACTTGGTGTCCATTGAAAACGAAGCGGAAACGCCAATCGATTTCCCCGACGCATCAAAGACTTCTATTTTATCCTTGTTCCTCTTGAGTTCAATCCGTTGTTCCGCCGACACATACCCGACGTCTTGCCCCGAGATATTGTCTTTCACCGCAAATGCTGCATTGGCATATAAAGAAACGTTCGACGTTTTTTGAATTAAGATCTTGACCTGCGGAATCGATGCGTTATCCGGTAAGGAACGGGTCGTCATAGTCGACGAGCAACCTATGGCAGAAAAAGTGACTAGTGCGCAAAGGAGTAAAGTTTGACTTTTCATTAGTACGTTGGTTTCGTTCTGAAAAATATATCGTTGACTGCAACTAATATTACATAATTTTTTGATTAATGGAACAAATTTTTCGTAATAGTGTCAATGAAAGCGCCACGTCTCTTTTGGCTAAAATAAGAAGAGCCGCGTTCGGTAGAATGCGGCTCTTTTTTTAAAAATTAAAATAACGATAAGCTTGCTATCGGTGACGACAAGGATTTACTAAAACTTGAACCCTAGCCGCGTGAAATAGTAAGCGCCGCTGAATCCCATCTGAACGGCATCCCAATTTCCCCCGGTTTCAGTAAGACCCGCGTCATGTTGGTCCGGGTAAATATTGGCAATATTGTTTGCGCCGACGGTGATCATAATATTTTTTGAAACATCATAGCCAAAGGCTATGTTTGTAACAACTTTTGCCCGGTATTTGTCAATATTGCCGTCCCAGTTTTCTAGTTTTACTTCACCAAACCGAATGAATTGTAGGTTTGTTGTAAATGCATTCATTTTGTAATCAAACGTTAAGTTCATCTTACTGTCCGGCGCGGAAGCCAGTAGAAACAACTGTTCACGTCGGCCAAAATAAATGTCTTCCTTTCCTGCCAACTTGTCGGAAGTCTTTATTTTTTTACCCAGCGACATGTCCGTAAAGTTAGCGGCGTACGTGACATTCAGGCGACTGTTGTCCAGATATTTTGTCCAACCTAACACAATGTCCAGACCATTCGTTTTTGTGTCGATGGCATTGGTAAAGAATGATGCTTGAGCGATTCCTGCCGGGAAATACGCACTGATCGTCGTGTCCGAATTATCAAAAGCACCCGTCAACACAATTCGGTCTTTGATTACAACTCGGTACGCATCTACTGTTGCGGTAAAATCCTCATATTTTGCCGTGAAACCAAGGCTCATGTCAATCGCTTTTTCCTGTTTGAGCTTTGGGATACCCAGCGCCTTAGTAATTTCTGCATCATTTCTGGCAATAAGTTTTTCAACCGGTTCACCGCCGACAAAATCAGTAAAAGAAGAATTGAAATATTTTTGTGCAAGCGAAGGTGCTCGGAAACCGCTGCTGACAGATCCTCGCACGGATACGTCCGGCGTTACTTTGTAGCGAGTGGCAATTTTGCCATTAAACGTGTTTCCAAAATCGTTATAGTGCTCAAATCGCGCGGCGGTCCCGATCATGAGTTCCTGAGTGATATCAAATTCCGCATCCGCATACGCACCGATGTTGGTCCTGGACCAATTAAGTACATTAGACGGTTGGAACCCGGGAAACCCTTGTGATCCTGCGGGACGAAGCGTACTGTCCGTTCCGTCGAAATATTTTCCGCCATAGTTTTTCCAGGAACCTTCTTCGCCGGCAAAAATCTGATACTGGTCAACTCGAAAGGCTGCACCAAATGCGATATTCGCGCCTTGCGCTATACTCGGATAGAATTTGCTGAAATTGACTTCGCTCGTATTTTGAATAAGTTGGAATCCTCCGGCGTCAAATTTTGTCGGCGAGGCAGCCAAAAGCGATGCGTTTAGTGTGTGTTTAATCGTATAATCGAACCGGTTAGATCCGATCGTATTGTTCAGATCAACATCCCAACCGCTGAACTTTGTTCGGTAGCCGGCCGATAACGAATAGTCAGTTATGATCGAAGTAATGCGAGGATTAAATCCATTCGGATAAATTTCAGGAATATTTCTATCTTCGTCAGCGCCTCTGGTCCATGCATACGCATCCGTGTACCGATGATTATATCCGGCAAACGCATAAAAACTTGAGTTGGTAGAAATCGGAACGGCAGAATTCACATAGACCGCGAAGTTGTTGGCAGAAGCGTCTCCAAACTTTTCTCTGTATACATCAAAGGCGTCCGGATCGGTTGGACGATTGGTCTTGGCCTTTGAAACATAGTCCAGCGTGAAGTTGGCATAACCGTCTTGCCCAAGTCTTACACCGTAATTCGCGCTTGTGTTAACGGTTCCCCCGTCAAAAGTGTTATCAGGCTTTATGTCGTATTTTGGACCGACAAATAGATGAGAACTCGGGTCCGCATTGCTGAACCCGGTTGTAACCGATCCGGTAAATTCTTCAACTGATGATTTGAGAACAATATTGATGACACCGGCAATCGCATCCGATCCATATTGTGCGCTGGCGCCGTCCCGCAGAATCTCTATGCGTTCGATGGCCGCGGCCGGAATCGCATCAAGGTCTGTCCCTGTGTTTCCGCGTCCACGCGAACCAAATATGTTAATGAGAGAAGACTGATGACGACGTTTACCGTTGATGAGAACCAAAGTCTGATCCGGCCCTAATCCTCTTAAGGTGGCCGGATCAATATGATCTGCACCATCTGCCCCGGATTGTTTATTTGAATTGAAAGAAGGCGCGGTGTATTGCAGCAACTGATTAACACTCACTTGCCCGGAATGCTCAGTCACATCTTTCACCTGAATTACGTCTACCGCTACAGGTGTTTCTGTCACGGTTCGGTTGAAACTGCGCGTACCGACGATTTGGATCGCATTTAGCTCAATCACATTTTCCTTCATCACGACGTCTATTTCAGACTGGCCATTTACTGGTACCTCGAGTTTTGAGTAACCTATGTAAGAAAATACCAGAGTA comes from the bacterium genome and includes:
- a CDS encoding TonB-dependent receptor is translated as MKPILLIALFLLVPAILLAQHPVSGTVRDSVGEPLVGVNIVQKGTYRGATTNIRGEFKIAATSPTATLVFSYIGYSKLEVPVNGQSEIDVVMKENVIELNAIQIVGTRSFNRTVTETPVAVDVIQVKDVTEHSGQVSVNQLLQYTAPSFNSNKQSGADGADHIDPATLRGLGPDQTLVLINGKRRHQSSLINIFGSRGRGNTGTDLDAIPAAAIERIEILRDGASAQYGSDAIAGVINIVLKSSVEEFTGSVTTGFSNADPSSHLFVGPKYDIKPDNTFDGGTVNTSANYGVRLGQDGYANFTLDYVSKAKTNRPTDPDAFDVYREKFGDASANNFAVYVNSAVPISTNSSFYAFAGYNHRYTDAYAWTRGADEDRNIPEIYPNGFNPRITSIITDYSLSAGYRTKFSGWDVDLNNTIGSNRFDYTIKHTLNASLLAASPTKFDAGGFQLIQNTSEVNFSKFYPSIAQGANIAFGAAFRVDQYQIFAGEEGSWKNYGGKYFDGTDSTLRPAGSQGFPGFQPSNVLNWSRTNIGAYADAEFDITQELMIGTAARFEHYNDFGNTFNGKIATRYKVTPDVSVRGSVSSGFRAPSLAQKYFNSSFTDFVGGEPVEKLIARNDAEITKALGIPKLKQEKAIDMSLGFTAKYEDFTATVDAYRVVIKDRIVLTGAFDNSDTTISAYFPAGIAQASFFTNAIDTKTNGLDIVLGWTKYLDNSRLNVTYAANFTDMSLGKKIKTSDKLAGKEDIYFGRREQLFLLASAPDSKMNLTFDYKMNAFTTNLQFIRFGEVKLENWDGNIDKYRAKVVTNIAFGYDVSKNIMITVGANNIANIYPDQHDAGLTETGGNWDAVQMGFSGAYYFTRLGFKF